In Hyalangium ruber, the DNA window ATTGAGCGATTCCCTCGTCTTTCCTGTTCAGCCGAAAGGCCGGCCGAAAAAAGCGCGCGGGACCTGGCTGTAATAAGGTCCCGGCGCATGATCCGTCCGGCAGCTCTCTCGGCCTCCAACGGCCTGCCCGCTCAAGAGGGAATGGCAATCTTTGACTCCTCCGGCCGGCTGGCCGAGTGCAGCGCGGAGTTCGCGCAGCTGCTCGGAGCCCAACCCCAGAAACTCCTCGGCCGCGCGTACGAGGAGCTTTCTCTCTCGTCGGGGAGCTCCGCCCTGTCCCTGGTCCGACAGGCGCAGGAGACGGGGAAGGCCGCCTCCCAGGAACTCACCGTGGGTCAGGCCCTGCTGCGGGTCATCGCCCAGCCGCTCCTGGCTCGCGAGGGCGGCGCTCCTCGTGTGGCCGTGACCCTCGCGGCGCTCGAGCAGGCGCCAGTGCCACAGGAACAGATGCAGTGGCTCGAGACGGAGTTCGCCCGGTTCCGCTCGTTGTTCGAGCATCTGCCGCTGATCGTCTGGACCGTGCGACCCAACGGCGCGCCCGACTACCACAACCAGTTCTGGTACGCGTTCACTGGCCTTCCCGAGGGCCCGATCGATCCCGATTCGTGGCGGCAAATCATCCATCCGGAGGACCTCCCCAAGCTCATCCAGAACTGGACCCATAGCCTGGCCACCGGCGAGCCCTACGAGATGGAGTGCCGCTACCGGCGGCACGATGGCGCCTGGATCTGGCATCGCATCCGAAACCTTCCCGTGCGCGATGCGGAGGGTCGCATCGTCTCCTGGCTTGGTTGCAGCATCGACATCCAGGAAAGCCGGGCCGCCGTCGAACAGGCGAAGGAGGAACAACGCAAGTCGGAGCAGGTACGCGCGGCGCTCGATACCTTCTTCGATGCCGTCCCCGCGGGCATGGCGCTCTTCGACGATCAGCTGCGCTACATGCGCATCAACCGATCCCTGGCGGAGATCAACGGCCTGTCCGTCGAGGCCCACATCGGGCATACGACGCGCGAGCTGTTCCCGGAGTTGAACCCCCATCCGGAAGGGCTCCTGCGCCAGGTCCTCTCCACGGGAAAGACGGTGGTCTTCGAGAGTACCGGCAAGACGCCCGCCTCCGACGATGAGCTCACCTGGATGGCATGCACGGCGCCCGTGCGCGCGCCGGATGGCCACCATCTGGGGGTGGCCACCGTGATCCTGGATATTTCGTATCGCAAGCGCGCCGAGGCCGAGCGCGATCGGCTCATCGCCGCCCTCGAGCGCAGCAACCGCGAGCTCGATCAGTTCGCCTATGTCGCGAGCCACGATCTCAAGGCGCCCCTGCGAGGCATCACCAACCTGGCGCAGTGGATCGGGGATGACCTGCAGGAGGTCATGACCGATGAGACGCGCAAGCAGTTGCGGATGCTGATGGGGCGAGCCCACCGCATGGAGGCGCTCATCAACGGCATCCTCGACTACAGCCGTGCCGGGCGGGTGCGCGAACACCCCGAGAACGTCGACGTGGGAGTGCTCCTGACCGAGACCATCGAGATGCTCTCCCCGACGCCTCCAGCCTCCATCCAGGTCGAGAGCCAAATGCCTGTATTGCACTCCGAGCGAGTGCCCCTTCAGCAGATCTTCCTCAACCTCCTGAGCAACGCGCTCAAGCACTCCATGCGCCCGGATGCACTCGTGCGCGTGAGCTGCACCGAGACGGGCGATGGCTGGGAGTTCTCCGTCGCCGACAACGGCCCCGGGATCCCCGCCGAGTACCACGAGCGGATCTGGGGAATCTTCCAGACGCTGCGGGCGCGGGATGAGGTGGAGGGGACAGGGATTGGCTTGTCGGTGGTCAAGAAGATCGTCGAGGCCCGTGGAGGAGCCGTGAGGGTGGAGTCCGCCGCGGGGCAAGGGGCCACCTTCTTCTTCACCTGGCCCAAATCCGCCCCGAAGAAATAACTGGAGCCCGAGATATGCGAACCCTGAACATCCTGCTGGTTGAAGACGATGAAGTGGATGTGATGAACGTCCAGCGGTCTTTCAAGAAGAACAACATCAGCAATCCGCTCTATGTGGCGGGCAATGGCGTCGATGCGCTGGAGATGCTGCGCAGCGGCAAGGTGCCCGCGCAGAACCGGCTCATCCTGCTGGACATCAACATGCCGAAGATGAACGGCATCGAGTTCCTGCGAGCCTTACGCGCTGACCCGGTGCTTCGCACGAGTCCGGTGGTGGTGCTCACCACATCCAACGACGACAAGGACCGGATGGAGAGCTTTCAGCTCAACGTGGCGGGGTACCTGCTCAAGCCGGTGACTTTCGGCTCCTTCGTGGAGCTGATGCTGGCCCTGAACAAGTATTGGATATTGGTGGAAATGCCTTGAAGTGGAGATTGCCCAGCCAAAGCTCGACGTAGCTAAATCGCGAATCCGGCTGTAGCCTGAGCTACAGGATCTATCGGGATATTATGAAGCATCACTGGCTCATGTCACGCTTCCATTCCGTGACATCGAGCCAGCCCGAATCCGAAGAGACGCTCAGCAAGTCTGCCCGGCTTCATCGCACCGTCGATGTGCCCCAGGCTGATCGTCTCGAGAACGTCCGGCAGCTGATGGCAGCCGCGAAGGAGGGCATTCAACACCCCGCAGCCCTTCGCGAGCTACTTGGAGTCGATGAGCGCCATTTCGCATACTACCGCAGGGCCGCCACGATTCTGGGGCTCCTGGTAGACCGAGAGGACGGCCGTCTCGACCTCACCGAGGACGGGCGTGCGCTTCTCGGAACCAAGGAGCGCTCTCCCGAAGAACGCCGCCAGTTCCACGCTGCGATCATTTCCGCGCGC includes these proteins:
- a CDS encoding DUF7226 domain-containing protein — its product is MKHHWLMSRFHSVTSSQPESEETLSKSARLHRTVDVPQADRLENVRQLMAAAKEGIQHPAALRELLGVDERHFAYYRRAATILGLLVDREDGRLDLTEDGRALLGTKERSPEERRQFHAAIISARGLRPFQSFFEGETISFEEISHRLAQLTGLSKTTADRRAQTLMRWREYVRAPESTAVGPDLPNLTSQLASHRHAQRTRQTAIS
- a CDS encoding sensor histidine kinase; the protein is MAIFDSSGRLAECSAEFAQLLGAQPQKLLGRAYEELSLSSGSSALSLVRQAQETGKAASQELTVGQALLRVIAQPLLAREGGAPRVAVTLAALEQAPVPQEQMQWLETEFARFRSLFEHLPLIVWTVRPNGAPDYHNQFWYAFTGLPEGPIDPDSWRQIIHPEDLPKLIQNWTHSLATGEPYEMECRYRRHDGAWIWHRIRNLPVRDAEGRIVSWLGCSIDIQESRAAVEQAKEEQRKSEQVRAALDTFFDAVPAGMALFDDQLRYMRINRSLAEINGLSVEAHIGHTTRELFPELNPHPEGLLRQVLSTGKTVVFESTGKTPASDDELTWMACTAPVRAPDGHHLGVATVILDISYRKRAEAERDRLIAALERSNRELDQFAYVASHDLKAPLRGITNLAQWIGDDLQEVMTDETRKQLRMLMGRAHRMEALINGILDYSRAGRVREHPENVDVGVLLTETIEMLSPTPPASIQVESQMPVLHSERVPLQQIFLNLLSNALKHSMRPDALVRVSCTETGDGWEFSVADNGPGIPAEYHERIWGIFQTLRARDEVEGTGIGLSVVKKIVEARGGAVRVESAAGQGATFFFTWPKSAPKK
- a CDS encoding response regulator, whose product is MRTLNILLVEDDEVDVMNVQRSFKKNNISNPLYVAGNGVDALEMLRSGKVPAQNRLILLDINMPKMNGIEFLRALRADPVLRTSPVVVLTTSNDDKDRMESFQLNVAGYLLKPVTFGSFVELMLALNKYWILVEMP